The nucleotide sequence CGGCCTCCGGGGAATCGGGGGCCTGGAATTCAACGGCGATACGATGTTTGTGATGTATGCCGATCTGACCCGCATCTTCATGATCGACCTCACCAACGATACGCTGCCGTTTCTGGGATCGGTCTCTCCTCAGGTGACTGGCATTCGTAAGATTTTCATGGCGAATCGACCGATCGATACGCTCGGTGCATTATTCGCGGTAGGATCCAATGGGATCGAACTCTTCTCGATTTCCGACTCCGCCGGCGTGGCCTCACGGGGTATTCTGAATTCGCTGGATGGCATCACTGGCGCTGCCTTCCTCGACTCTCTCCTGTTCGTTGCCTCGAACAAAACCGGTGTTCGCGTCTACCGCCTCTTCAACAATTTCACGGTCGAGTATCGCTCCAGCATCTCGTTTGGCGTTCAGCCGTCCCATATCACCGTTTTCGGTAACCGCCTGTTTGCTTTCGCCGGACGAGATTTGCTCGTGTACGCCGTATCCGACCCGCGCCAGATTGAACTCGACACGACCATATTTCTCCCACGGCCGGTAACGCAGTCGTCGATCGACGGCTCGCTTATGTACACAGTCGGACCGTCCGGTATGTCCGTATTCGACCTTGGTGGCTCGGAACCCGTCTTGCTCGACGAGGGAGGACTTCCCGGAAACCTGATTTCCGTTCACCACGGGCTGGCAGCTGTCAGCGACGGGCACGCGCTGAATATCTTCAGAGTCCTTGGCACGCCTACGGATGTCATTGACGACGATTTGGTGCTGCCTCGCATCGCGCAGTTGTACCAGAACTACCCAAACCCGTTTAATCCGTCCACAACTATCGGTTTCTCTCTCGGCGCGCGTACTGATGTCTCTCTATCGATATACAATATCCTCGGGCAACAGGTGGCTGTCCTGATCGATGATGTCCGGCCGGCGGGAGACTATCAGATTGTCTGGGACGGACGGGACGAGCGCGGGGTTCCGGTCGCGAGCGGAGTGTACTTCTACCGCCTGGTCACCCGCGATGTCAGCGAATCCCGCAAGATGATCCTGGTTAAATGAGCGTGTGAGCGATGCGCCCCTTTCATTGTATCATAGTTCTCTCGCTGCTGGTGCTTCCTGTGGGCTCGGTCTCTTCGGCCGATTTCTCGGTCACGACCGGTGTCGACCAGCCGGATCAGCATCCCGGTGACGGTATCTGTGAAAGCGGGGCGGGCTGCACCCTGAGGGCGGCCGTCCAGGAAGCCAACGCACTGCCCGGCGTTGACACGATTCAGGTATCGATTGGCGCCTCGCCCATCCGCATTTTGCTCGGCCCAGTCACGCTCACCGACAACTACACCGTGATCGCCGGGGACGGCGGCCTGCCCGTCATAGACGGAATCGATAACATCTTCGAGGCGCCATCGCTGTTGATCCGAGCGGACAGTTGTGTCGTCACCGGTCTCTGGTTCCGTCGATCCCGTGGCGACGCATTGAGAATCGAGGGTGCATGGAACCGAATCGGAGGATTCTCCGCCTCCGACCGTGTCCTGTTCACCGCGAACGGTCTGGACAAAAACGACGCCGCTGCCGTCAAAATCACCGGCACCACCGCATCCGATAACCAGATCATCGGGTGCCTGATTGGATCCTACGGCAACGGGATGATGGTGGACGGAAATGAAATCGGTATTACCGTCACTGACAGCGCCCGCAATAACTACATAGGCGATACGACCGGAACCGTCAGCACGATAGTTGTCGACAACGCGCGGTACGGTGTGTGGATCACCGGTGGCGCGTACGGCACCGTCGTCAGTAACTGCCATGTGGGAATACTTGCCGACGGCGTGTCGCCATCTGGCAACGGCTGGGGCGGTATCCGGATCGACGGCGGCGCCCGAAGAAATCACGTCGGTGGTTCTTCCGAATCGAGACGCTGCCTCGTCGGCGGCAATTCCGGCAACGGCGTTACTATTGCCGGTCCCACGACCGCTCAGAACAGAATACACGGATGCCATATCGGACTCGACATCAACGGTCTGGTCTCGGTCGGCAATCGAGGAGACGGCGTGGCGATTCTCGGTGCATCGGACAATACCGTGGGCGGTTCGTCACCGGGAGACCGCAATCTCATCTCATCTAATCGTGGTGACGGTGTACTCATTGCCGGATTGGAAGCGCGACAGAACCTGATCGCAGGGAATTACGTCGGGGTTGACATCGATGGACGGAGAACGCGAGGAAACGGTCTCGATTCAGGGCACGGAATAACGGTCACCGACGGTGCATCCCGGAACACGATCGGCGGTAACGGTCCCCTCATGCGAAATGTAGTCTCTGGCCAGTTGTTGTTCGGCATCATGTTATCCGGGGCACATGACAATACCGTCGCCGGCAACTTCGTGGGGTGCAATTCCGAAGGAACGTTCTCGGTACCGAACGGCGCGGGCATCGTCGTCTGTAGCAGCGCCACAGGCAACACGATCGGCGGTAGTACGATCGGCGAACGCAACCTTGTCTCCGGCAACTGGGGCGATATTTTCCCCTACGGAAGCGGGCTCATGCTGCTTGACCCGGGCACAACGGGAAACGCCGTCCTCGGGAACTTCATCGGAACCGATACCAGCGGGGCGCGGTCTGTACCCAACCGGGAAGCCGGGGTTCTAATTGGACAAGGCGCTTCTTACAACAACATCGGTGGATCTTTCCCCGGCGAAGGAAACGTCATCTCGGGGAACGGGTTCGGTACGCTTCTGCCCACGCTCGGACGGGGCATACATGTCTTTGGAACGGGAACGGTCGGCAATCGGATTGCCGGCAACCGGATCGGAACCACGGCGGACGGAACCGCTGCACTGCGCAATTATGGACACGGAATCGCTGTCCTTGCCGGGGCGGAAGGTACCGTTATCGGCGGCACGGATGTGACGTCTGAAAATCGGATCGCCCGAAACAGCTACCATGGAATCTACATCGCGGATCGAACCACCCGATTTACTACGATACGATTTAATGTCATAGGACCAAACGACTCAACCTCAATCGTCATAGCGGACAGCGCTCAGGAGTCAATCGCACCACCGCAGTTGATTGCTGCCACCATAGCATCGGTCAGCGGCCATTCAGCACCGCCAGGCGGAACGGTGGATTTCTACGCAACGTCCTCGGGCGTACTCAAGGCCGGCACTTCCGCCGTACGATACGTCGCCGGCGCCGTCGCTGACCACCTGGGCAACTTCTCGGCTTCCGTAATCGATGTTCACCCGGGTGACTCACTCACGGCCATTGCGACCGATGTCCGGGGCAACTCATCGGCCCTCGCGGTCCCGGTTGCAGTTGCTGAGGTAACCGACTTTGCCGATGTGGAAACACTCGCGCCGGCCTCATTTGCGTTGTTCCAGAACTTCCCAAACCCGTTCAATCCCTCGACGACCATCCGGTACACCCTGCCGCTCGCTTCATCGGTGGAACTGGAGATTGTCAATGTACTCGGGCAACGGGTGAAAACGCTGGTTCGGACATACCAGCCCGCTGGTGAATACTCGATCGAATGGGATGGGAGTAACGACGACGGCGCGCAAGTAGCCGGGGGCGTGTATCTTTACCGGCTATCGTCCGATCAAAACACCGTGACTCGCAAGATGCTGCTTCTCAAGTAGCAACTATGTTTATTCTGAGATTACTCGTAGTCGTTCATCAGCTTCAGAATAATCTTCCATTCCTCCGGTTTCACCGGCTGGACCGATAGCCGACTTCCCCGCTGAACAACCATCATGTCTTCCAGGCCGGGGGTCTGCTTCTCAACGGACAGGGGGAGAACCCGGCAAAGTCTTTTCTTCAACGTCACATCGACCATGTACCAGATAGGATTGTCCGGTGACGCTTTCGGATCAAAGTGTTCAGACTCCGGATCCCACGCCGTATGGTCCGGATAGCCCGCTCGGCTGACGACACAAATGCCCGCAATCCCGGTGGGGTCGGCGCTGCTATGATAGAAAAATGCCTCATCCCCCATTTTCACGTCGTCTCGCAATGTGTTACGAGCCTGATAATTACGAACGCCGTCCCAGTGCTCCGTCTGGTTTGGAGCAGCCCGAAGATGATCTATCGAGAAACAGTCGGGCTCTGACTTCAACAGCCAGTATCTCTTCGCCATTCCTTTTATCGCCTCCTTCGGTGGACGAGGACCCAACGCCTCACCGCGGATGATACCCGCGCCGCCAAAGTTAGTCAAGAATTCATATAATGCCAAATGCTCCAACGAGATGGCGGTTGACAACGTACAGCTTTCGCATATATTGTGTGAGACCAGTTAGATCGATTATACCGCCGTACCCGTAACCCGCCTGTGTCAAGTTAGGAAGGGACTCAGATGCTCAGACCTCTTCGTGCCGCTTGTCTGGTCGGAATAGCCGTAGCGCTCGTTGCCGGCTCGGTATTTGCCGACTTCGATTACACCGTGAAGCTTCAGTCCGGAGAATTCACGCCCGCGCCGCTTCGCTGGCAGGCGACTGCATCGACATCGTTTGAGAACAAGCATGTCTTCGTGCAGTTCGAGCAGCCGCTTACCGACTCCGACAAAGACCGGCTCCAGAGTCGTGGAGTGATTCTGCTGGACTACGTTCCCAACCTGACATTTACGGCACGAGTTGAGACGGCCCTCGACCAGTCACTCGTTGATGAGTTCGGCATTCGGTGGATCGGACAGATTCAGCCCAGCCAGAAGGTCTCCCCGCTGATAACCGAATACGGCATTTTCGAGTGGGCACGTCGCGGCGGAGATCAGGTGCAGTTTGTGGTTGTCCTTCACCGGGACGAGGACGCCGGGCTCTGGATGCAGCGATTCACCACCGACTACGGCGCCCGGATTATCGGCCACGAGCCGACCATGAATTCGATCGACCTGATTCTTCCCGAACAGGCATACTTCCGCTTGTCAGAGCTCGACGCGGTGTTGTGGATCGAGCAGGCATACCCCTATCCGGAGGAACACAATGACGGAGCCCGGGCGAATATCGGCGCTTCGATACTGCAGGCGCCACCATGGAATCTCACCGGAGCGGGCGTTGTCGTGAGTGAGTGGGATGGCGGCTCGGTGGATGACCTGCATCCGGACCTCCTCGGGCGCGTCCAGAAGATGGACTTCTCGGGTGACTCGGATCACGCCACGCACGTCGCCGGCACGGTGATGGGCAACGGCACCATGAGCGGCGGCACGTACCGGGGTATGGCGCCCAGCGCATCGTTGAAGGCACACCTTTGGTGGAACAGCGCATCCGAGGCCCAAAATGAATACAGCTACGTGATATCCAATTACAACGCCCGCATCGGCACCAATTCCTGGGGTTACGGGGTCGGAGACCCGGCCAGTCAGGGTGCCTGCGAGTCGACGATGGGCAATTACTTCTCCGTGTGCGGGACGATCGATAACATCGTTCGCGGCGCATCAGGCGCACCAATAGCGATCGCGTGGTCGGCCGGAAATCAGCGCTCATCATCGAGCCAATACTGCGGTTCGCTGGGATGGACGTATAACACCGTAACCCCGCTTCCGACCAGCAAAAACGTAATCGCCGTCGGCGCTATCAACTCCAACAACAACAGCATGACGTCGTTTTCGTCATGGGGACCGACCGACGACGGTCGCCTGAAGCCCGATATTGTCGGCCCCGGATGTGAATCCGGCGGCGGCATCACCTCCACTCGCCCGGGAAACGGCTACACCACGATGTGTGGTACCTCGATGTCCTGTCCGGCCGTTGCCGGGACCATGGCGCTCATACTCGAGCGCTGGGACCAGACGATTGGTACCGGCACTTTGCTCTCGTCCACCGTTAAAGGCATTCTCATCAACAGTGCGCAGGATCTGGGTGCGGTAGGCCCGGATTTTGTCTTCGGTCACGGCAAGGTCGATGGTGTGGCAGCGGTCGAGAAGATCGGGTTCGGTGAAGGTTCGTATGTGCAGAACGAAATATCGACCGGGGCCTCGCACTTGTACGATCTCACCGTACCGGGCGGCACGACCAAACTCAAAGTGACGCTGGTGTGGGACGATCCGGGCGGCACCGTGAATTCCACGCAGCACCTGATCAACGATCTGGACCTTGCCCTGATCGATCCGTTCAGCGGCGAGGAACTGCCCTGGGTTCTGAATCCGGCGAACCCTTCGCAGGCAGCCACACAGGGAATCGACCGCCGCAATAATGTCGAGACGGTCGAGATCAATAGCCCGACTCCGGGTTTGTGGAAAGCGCGTGTTTCGGGATACAACATTCCGAACGGCCCGCAGTCGTATTCCATCATCTTCACCCCTGATGACATCAATACCCCCGGCAATCTTGCGGCTCTGGCAGTATTCGATCTGGGGCTGGTCGAACAACAGCCCGGGCAGGCCGCCCCGGTCGACTTCTATGTGACCAACATCGGCGCCAATATCGACTCCGTATCGGTATCGGTCGGAGGAGTTAACGGATGGTTGACCGGCGGTATCGCCGACTCCGTCGTCCTTCTCGGACCGTGGGACTCCGCCCAGTTCAGCCTGACCGCGAATGTTCCGCCCGCGGCGCTCGCAGGAGAGTACGACCTGATCACCTGCACCGCCGTCAGCCTCACCAGCGCACAGGTGACGGCTGAGCGCGAGACCCGGGTGCAGGCAGGCGCATACTACGAGGTCGATTTCGTTCCACCGCCGACCGATACCACGGCCTCTCCAGATACCGTCACGTTTCTGATGACGGTTACCAACACCGGCAACGATACCGATGTTGTGATCGTGACCCCGACCAACGACTCCGGATGGACCATCATACCCGAGTTCAGGCAGACTCCTCTTGATCCGGGAGAAGGCGCCAACCTTTCATTTGCCATTGCCGTGCCGGCAGAGGTACCCGATGCGGCGCAGACACCGGTCAACGTCGCCGTTACATCCGAGGGTGGCGTTAATGAGCAGAGCAGCTTCACGCTATATACGTGTAACCCCTATTTCCCACCCGCACTCGTGGCCCCGAATGACAGGACGTATCTACGGGATGGCAAAGTCTCGTTCGAGTGGGCTGCCACGGCCGACAGCTACACGCTGTATGTCGCCGAGGACTCCCTGATAACGACGATCGTTCGGCAGTATCCGGGCTTGACAGCAACCTCGTTCTCTATTCCGGCGGGTGACTCGTTAGCCGACGGAGGCTACTATTGGGCAGTCCGTCTGTTTGTCGGTTCGGACTCCTCGTCTTTACAGCGGCATTCACGGCTTCTGGTCGTAGATAATATTCCGCCCAACGACCTGATTCCGCAGTATCCGGCCAACAACTCATACATCAAAAACTCGACTTTCTCGTTTGGGTACTCAATATCTCCCACTAAGGGCCCTGAGGATACCTCGCCGGTCGTAAATCTGATCCAGCTCGCGGCGGATTCGAACTTCACGCAGGCTCTCGAGACGTTTGGCCCGGTCGCAGGACAGAATTACCCGGTATCCGCACCGCTCGCGGATGGAAGATGGTACTGGCGTGCCTTTGCGATCGACTCGGCCGGCAATATGTCAGATACGTCGCTGGACAATACGTTCATCGTTGACACCCAGGCCCCGCCCGTACCGACTCCGCTGCGCCCCGCGAACGGCGGGTACGTGTCGGGAGACACCGTTTCGTTTGCGTGGACGCTGGCGCCCGATCTCGGCGTCGAGAGCTCGCCCGACCACTTCTATGTACATATCTCCACGACCTCGAACTTCTCTGACTTCAATACATTCACCGGATACGTGTACTCCGACAGTCTCCTGCTGCCGTCATCCGAGCTGGTACTTGGACAGACCTACTACTGGCGGGTGAAAGCGTTTGATTCGGCGGGATGGTATTCCGACTACTCCGCGGCAAAAACGTTCACCTACCAAACGTATGTGTGCGGCGACGTCAATGCGAGCGACGGAGATCCGGATTTGAGCGATTTGATCTATCTGGTCAATTTCCTGTTCATGGGCGGACCGCCCCCGACCAACTTTAGTGCCGCCGACGTCAACTGCTCGGGTGATACCGACTTGTCGGACGTTGTCGCACTGGCCAACTTCCTGTTCCTTGGAGGCGGTGGTCTCTGTTGTTTGTGATCGCCAGTCCAATGGCGCAATAATAAGGGCCGGTCACCTGACCGGCCTTTTTTCTTTGCGTCTTGAAACGGCACATGTATCGTAGGGAGGAAAGGAACCTGAGGTGATTCGATCACAAGCGGAAGACGAGGCTCGGTTGGCGGCCGAGCGAGCGGAGATGGTCGACCGTCAAATCGTCGACCGGGGCGTCGCTGATGCCCGTGTTCTCAGAGCCATGCGATCAATACCGAGACACCTGTTCCTGCCGGAGCGATATCGACACGAAGCGTACGCGGATTCGCCGGTGTTGATCGGACATCAGCAGACAATTTCACAACCATACATTGTCGCGTCCATGACGGAGCACTTGTGCCTCGATCAGTCGGATCGGGTTCTGGAAATCGGAACCGGGTGCGGCTACCAGACAGCCGTTCTTGCGGAGCTGGCACGTTTCGTCTACTCGATCGAGCGCATTGACGACTTCGTTCAACCGGCTATAGCAAGGCTCGCCGACCTTGGTTATCAGAATGTTCGGATAAAGGGGGGTGACGGCTCGCGTGGATGGCCCGAGGAGGCGCCGTTTGACGCCATAATTGTCACGGCAGCGGCCACCCGGCTGCCCCAAAGCCTTCTCCGTCAACTGCGGATCGGCGGGCGAATGGTGACCCCCCTGGCAACAACCTACGGCCAACAACTCGTTAAGCTGACAAAAACGGAACACGGCGTCGAAGAGCAGTATTTGTACGCCGTTCGATTTGTCCCGCTGATCGAAGACGGCCCCGACTCATGCTAACCCGCGACCAACCGGCATAGCTGTGCTGCCACCCAGGCGCCGTAGTTGCCTACGGCATAACCCACCATAGCCATCAGGATCGATACCGGAACAAGAGTGGGATTGTGATAGCCGGCCACAATCGGGGCGGAGGCGGCCCCGCCGATATTGGCAGCCGAAGAGATGGCGGCCGTGTGGACATCGACTCGGAAAATCCGCGCGGCAAAAACCAGAAACGCTCCGTGAATGAAAATCCATATATAGGCGCCGAGCAGAAACCAGAACACCGACATCGACAGATTTGACAGGTCGGCCCGCGCTCCCATGCGCGCCACGAATAGATAGATGAGCGCCATCGCAAACGCGTGTGACCCGGGAATACGGCTTGCCCGTGTGAAGGAAAGGCCGATGCCGATCAGGGTGACGAGAAATATCGTGTAGGTGCTCGTGGAGAAGTACGGCTCGATAACGGGAAGCCGTGCGGCGATCCATCCCGCAGTTGCCGCTCCGGCGAAACCGAGAAACAACAGGTACAGGATGTGGCGCATTTCCATGGGGCCCTTATCCTGTATCAGTTCTTTTGCGGCCGCCTCCATCACCTCGAGCCGTCTCGGATCGACTCGGGTAAAACGGTGAAATCTTTCGGCCAGATTTTTCGATCCCAGCATAATCGGCAGCCAGATGAGATACACCATGTTGTCCGCAATCACGCCGTATCCAAACGCCAGCGATGAGTCGCTCAGATCGATACTTCGCGCCACCGCGGCCATGTTCGCGGTGCCTCCGATCCAGCTGCCCGCCAGTGCCCCGAAGCCTTTCCACATCTCCGGTTCGAGGCCGCCCTGGACGACAAAATACGCGATCGGGGCGCCGATTATGACGCCCAGCGTGCCCAGCAACATGACAAACAGCCCCTTGCCCATCACCCGGACTGTCGCCAGCAGATTGACTTCAAGTAACATGATGACGAGGAATACCGGCAGGACGTGATCCCCCATAAAGTCATAGACCGGGGACTGCTGCGGAATCACTCCCGTGTTCGAGAGAATAACCGGCACGACATAAATGAAAATCAGCGGCGGCAGATAGTTGAACAACTTCCATTTGGTTTTCTTCTCCACCAGGAAGAAGAACGAGGTCACGGCCGCCAGGGCAGCAATTACCCCGGCTTGTGATGAGATCAAAGCGTCCATGGGGCTCCTTAGGGTTCGAACGGTGGAGCCAGTATAGTTGCCATCGGATAAAAAATCAACGTGAAAGGCCCGGCCCGCTTTCCTTCGGCGTCGTCGCTGTGTATATTCTCGCGTGACCCCGCCACCCAGATTGAAAGAACAGTACGTTTTGGCCCGGTGCTGCTCACCATCGTCCCCGGACCGATTGATCGGCTACTACAGCCGCGAAAACGTACTCAAGGTACATCGAGCCGGGTGCTCTGCCCTGGCGAACGCCGATCAGGCACGACTCGTTTCGCTGTCGTGGACCGACATCCTCGCGCCGGAACCGTTTCGACCCGGTGATGATTACCCGGGCCTCGATGATGTGGACTTCCGGATTCTGGCGCACCATGATCGGTACGGTATCGACTATTCGCTCGCGGTGGCCCGTCATCTATCGGTCGATCGCGACACGGCGTTCGCGCGACATCGTTC is from Candidatus Zixiibacteriota bacterium and encodes:
- a CDS encoding DUF819 family protein; translated protein: MDALISSQAGVIAALAAVTSFFFLVEKKTKWKLFNYLPPLIFIYVVPVILSNTGVIPQQSPVYDFMGDHVLPVFLVIMLLEVNLLATVRVMGKGLFVMLLGTLGVIIGAPIAYFVVQGGLEPEMWKGFGALAGSWIGGTANMAAVARSIDLSDSSLAFGYGVIADNMVYLIWLPIMLGSKNLAERFHRFTRVDPRRLEVMEAAAKELIQDKGPMEMRHILYLLFLGFAGAATAGWIAARLPVIEPYFSTSTYTIFLVTLIGIGLSFTRASRIPGSHAFAMALIYLFVARMGARADLSNLSMSVFWFLLGAYIWIFIHGAFLVFAARIFRVDVHTAAISSAANIGGAASAPIVAGYHNPTLVPVSILMAMVGYAVGNYGAWVAAQLCRLVAG
- a CDS encoding DUF2250 domain-containing protein; the encoded protein is MKEQYVLARCCSPSSPDRLIGYYSRENVLKVHRAGCSALANADQARLVSLSWTDILAPEPFRPGDDYPGLDDVDFRILAHHDRYGIDYSLAVARHLSVDRDTAFARHRSLRDRGLLERVEPTMVQYKKGFVNNKWIKHRNHTYYAITDRGRAYLSFYREHSEQ
- a CDS encoding protein-L-isoaspartate(D-aspartate) O-methyltransferase, giving the protein MIRSQAEDEARLAAERAEMVDRQIVDRGVADARVLRAMRSIPRHLFLPERYRHEAYADSPVLIGHQQTISQPYIVASMTEHLCLDQSDRVLEIGTGCGYQTAVLAELARFVYSIERIDDFVQPAIARLADLGYQNVRIKGGDGSRGWPEEAPFDAIIVTAAATRLPQSLLRQLRIGGRMVTPLATTYGQQLVKLTKTEHGVEEQYLYAVRFVPLIEDGPDSC
- a CDS encoding S8 family serine peptidase encodes the protein MLRPLRAACLVGIAVALVAGSVFADFDYTVKLQSGEFTPAPLRWQATASTSFENKHVFVQFEQPLTDSDKDRLQSRGVILLDYVPNLTFTARVETALDQSLVDEFGIRWIGQIQPSQKVSPLITEYGIFEWARRGGDQVQFVVVLHRDEDAGLWMQRFTTDYGARIIGHEPTMNSIDLILPEQAYFRLSELDAVLWIEQAYPYPEEHNDGARANIGASILQAPPWNLTGAGVVVSEWDGGSVDDLHPDLLGRVQKMDFSGDSDHATHVAGTVMGNGTMSGGTYRGMAPSASLKAHLWWNSASEAQNEYSYVISNYNARIGTNSWGYGVGDPASQGACESTMGNYFSVCGTIDNIVRGASGAPIAIAWSAGNQRSSSSQYCGSLGWTYNTVTPLPTSKNVIAVGAINSNNNSMTSFSSWGPTDDGRLKPDIVGPGCESGGGITSTRPGNGYTTMCGTSMSCPAVAGTMALILERWDQTIGTGTLLSSTVKGILINSAQDLGAVGPDFVFGHGKVDGVAAVEKIGFGEGSYVQNEISTGASHLYDLTVPGGTTKLKVTLVWDDPGGTVNSTQHLINDLDLALIDPFSGEELPWVLNPANPSQAATQGIDRRNNVETVEINSPTPGLWKARVSGYNIPNGPQSYSIIFTPDDINTPGNLAALAVFDLGLVEQQPGQAAPVDFYVTNIGANIDSVSVSVGGVNGWLTGGIADSVVLLGPWDSAQFSLTANVPPAALAGEYDLITCTAVSLTSAQVTAERETRVQAGAYYEVDFVPPPTDTTASPDTVTFLMTVTNTGNDTDVVIVTPTNDSGWTIIPEFRQTPLDPGEGANLSFAIAVPAEVPDAAQTPVNVAVTSEGGVNEQSSFTLYTCNPYFPPALVAPNDRTYLRDGKVSFEWAATADSYTLYVAEDSLITTIVRQYPGLTATSFSIPAGDSLADGGYYWAVRLFVGSDSSSLQRHSRLLVVDNIPPNDLIPQYPANNSYIKNSTFSFGYSISPTKGPEDTSPVVNLIQLAADSNFTQALETFGPVAGQNYPVSAPLADGRWYWRAFAIDSAGNMSDTSLDNTFIVDTQAPPVPTPLRPANGGYVSGDTVSFAWTLAPDLGVESSPDHFYVHISTTSNFSDFNTFTGYVYSDSLLLPSSELVLGQTYYWRVKAFDSAGWYSDYSAAKTFTYQTYVCGDVNASDGDPDLSDLIYLVNFLFMGGPPPTNFSAADVNCSGDTDLSDVVALANFLFLGGGGLCCL
- a CDS encoding EVE domain-containing protein, which codes for MSTAISLEHLALYEFLTNFGGAGIIRGEALGPRPPKEAIKGMAKRYWLLKSEPDCFSIDHLRAAPNQTEHWDGVRNYQARNTLRDDVKMGDEAFFYHSSADPTGIAGICVVSRAGYPDHTAWDPESEHFDPKASPDNPIWYMVDVTLKKRLCRVLPLSVEKQTPGLEDMMVVQRGSRLSVQPVKPEEWKIILKLMNDYE
- a CDS encoding FlgD immunoglobulin-like domain containing protein, with amino-acid sequence MRPFHCIIVLSLLVLPVGSVSSADFSVTTGVDQPDQHPGDGICESGAGCTLRAAVQEANALPGVDTIQVSIGASPIRILLGPVTLTDNYTVIAGDGGLPVIDGIDNIFEAPSLLIRADSCVVTGLWFRRSRGDALRIEGAWNRIGGFSASDRVLFTANGLDKNDAAAVKITGTTASDNQIIGCLIGSYGNGMMVDGNEIGITVTDSARNNYIGDTTGTVSTIVVDNARYGVWITGGAYGTVVSNCHVGILADGVSPSGNGWGGIRIDGGARRNHVGGSSESRRCLVGGNSGNGVTIAGPTTAQNRIHGCHIGLDINGLVSVGNRGDGVAILGASDNTVGGSSPGDRNLISSNRGDGVLIAGLEARQNLIAGNYVGVDIDGRRTRGNGLDSGHGITVTDGASRNTIGGNGPLMRNVVSGQLLFGIMLSGAHDNTVAGNFVGCNSEGTFSVPNGAGIVVCSSATGNTIGGSTIGERNLVSGNWGDIFPYGSGLMLLDPGTTGNAVLGNFIGTDTSGARSVPNREAGVLIGQGASYNNIGGSFPGEGNVISGNGFGTLLPTLGRGIHVFGTGTVGNRIAGNRIGTTADGTAALRNYGHGIAVLAGAEGTVIGGTDVTSENRIARNSYHGIYIADRTTRFTTIRFNVIGPNDSTSIVIADSAQESIAPPQLIAATIASVSGHSAPPGGTVDFYATSSGVLKAGTSAVRYVAGAVADHLGNFSASVIDVHPGDSLTAIATDVRGNSSALAVPVAVAEVTDFADVETLAPASFALFQNFPNPFNPSTTIRYTLPLASSVELEIVNVLGQRVKTLVRTYQPAGEYSIEWDGSNDDGAQVAGGVYLYRLSSDQNTVTRKMLLLK